One genomic segment of Clostridia bacterium includes these proteins:
- a CDS encoding TIGR03960 family B12-binding radical SAM protein produces MNIRDMLDRKVLPYISNPARYTGHELNAVRREHGDVRASILLAFPDVYEVGMSYIGFKILYDVVNRRPEWIAERAFAPWPDMEAKMRAEGVPLYGLETFTEARKFDLIGFTLQYELTYTNLLAMLDLARIPLRWDARSDGDPIIIAGGPCASNPEPIAAFLDLVVMGDGEEVLAEIMAEVAAAKQTGMGRSELVEKLARIEGVHCPRLPNPVRRRVVADLDGAEFPRKFIVPFMEAVHDRIALEVMRGCSRGCRFCQAGMIYRPLRERSLPGLCDLADSLIGSSGYEEISMLSLSSADYTYVRELASRLARDYGPRGVAVSLPSLRVDSFSIALAREVEKSRRTGLTFAPEAGTQRMRDIINKGVTEEDLMSAAGDAFESGWDQVKLYFMIGLPYEADEDVDGIGDLARNVLSLGRRIASRRGKSGRVGVNVSVSSFVPKPHTPFQWFGQNTIEEIISKQARLRDRMRVRGLSVSFHDVQASHLEAALARGDRDLAPVIQRAMELGCRFDGWGDQFRADLWREAFSELGLDPARWANASYSYDDPLPWDYINMGVTKDFLIREAEHAVRGEITPDCRKGDCSGCGACAGDVRVRLADAAFEKGAERP; encoded by the coding sequence TTGAATATCCGGGACATGCTGGATCGGAAGGTCCTTCCATACATATCCAACCCGGCGCGTTACACAGGGCATGAGTTGAATGCCGTACGCCGTGAACATGGGGATGTCAGAGCTTCGATTCTTCTTGCCTTCCCCGACGTTTATGAGGTCGGGATGTCGTACATAGGGTTCAAGATCCTCTACGACGTGGTGAACCGCAGACCTGAGTGGATCGCCGAGCGCGCCTTCGCGCCATGGCCGGATATGGAGGCCAAGATGCGCGCGGAGGGCGTGCCTCTGTATGGACTCGAGACGTTCACCGAGGCGCGCAAGTTCGACCTGATCGGATTCACCCTACAGTACGAGCTCACCTACACGAACCTCCTTGCCATGCTCGACCTGGCTCGGATTCCCCTCCGTTGGGATGCTAGGTCCGATGGAGACCCAATCATAATCGCCGGAGGGCCGTGCGCATCCAATCCAGAACCCATTGCGGCATTCCTAGATCTCGTGGTTATGGGCGATGGGGAGGAAGTGCTGGCGGAGATCATGGCCGAGGTCGCCGCGGCCAAACAGACCGGGATGGGCAGGTCTGAGCTTGTTGAGAAGCTTGCGCGAATTGAGGGCGTGCACTGTCCGCGTCTTCCGAACCCTGTGAGACGGAGGGTTGTGGCAGATCTGGATGGCGCCGAGTTCCCTCGCAAGTTCATCGTTCCTTTCATGGAGGCTGTGCACGACCGGATAGCCCTTGAGGTCATGCGCGGCTGCAGCAGAGGGTGCAGGTTCTGCCAGGCCGGGATGATCTACCGGCCTTTGCGCGAGCGAAGCCTGCCCGGTCTGTGCGATCTTGCCGATTCACTCATCGGCAGCTCCGGCTATGAGGAGATCTCGATGCTCTCGCTGTCGAGTGCAGATTACACCTACGTGCGTGAGCTAGCCTCCAGGCTCGCGAGAGACTACGGGCCCAGGGGAGTGGCTGTGTCGCTGCCATCTCTAAGAGTCGATTCCTTCTCGATTGCCCTTGCCCGCGAGGTGGAGAAATCGAGGCGCACTGGTCTCACATTCGCTCCAGAGGCCGGGACTCAGCGTATGCGAGACATCATCAACAAGGGTGTCACTGAGGAAGACCTGATGTCGGCTGCCGGCGATGCATTTGAATCAGGCTGGGACCAGGTCAAGCTGTATTTCATGATCGGCCTTCCATATGAGGCCGATGAAGATGTGGATGGCATCGGGGATCTCGCCCGGAATGTGCTGTCTCTCGGGCGCCGGATCGCCTCCCGCCGGGGGAAGTCGGGAAGGGTCGGGGTGAACGTCAGCGTCTCGTCGTTCGTCCCTAAGCCCCATACGCCCTTCCAATGGTTCGGACAGAATACCATTGAGGAGATCATCTCGAAACAGGCGCGCCTGAGGGATCGGATGAGAGTTCGGGGGCTTTCAGTCTCATTCCATGACGTTCAGGCGAGCCACTTGGAGGCGGCTCTCGCCAGGGGAGACCGGGATCTGGCGCCGGTGATCCAGCGAGCCATGGAACTCGGATGTCGGTTTGATGGATGGGGAGATCAGTTCAGGGCGGATCTTTGGCGGGAAGCCTTCAGCGAACTCGGCCTTGACCCTGCCAGGTGGGCCAATGCCTCTTACAGCTATGATGATCCTCTGCCATGGGATTACATCAACATGGGAGTCACAAAGGATTTCCTGATCCGCGAGGCGGAACATGCGGTGCGAGGGGAGATCACCCCGGACTGCCGCAAGGGCGACTGCTCTGGATGCGGTGCATGCGCTGGAGACGTGCGTGTGCGCCTCGCCGATGCCGCTTTCGAGAAGGGGGCGGAAAGGCCATGA